The sequence AGAGCATAAGCGATCTGAATTCCTTCTCAAACAggtcctttttcttttcttcttttcttcttttctttcttttgcataTATATGAGATTTTTCTTCATACATTCttcttgaattattattttccttaCAATCAAATTTCCCAACAGTTACAGTGAAACAATGTGTCCTTAAGTCATTTGGCATATgataaaactgaaaattaaatataaaatttaagtgttgaattttaaaagatgaaTGTAATAAATgctgaattttttaaataataaatcttatctattaaaaatttattgaacatatatcatatactgtaatatgaatttttaagatttagctattaagtatatatttgaaattatattaaaaatttaaacattaaaaattataatcatataatgaaaataattttaaattaatttaagaacATGTTAAAAATACGAAagtcaaataaatatttttttggttaattAGTCAGAAATGAAAGATATAATAAATGTATAGATGTCACTCCACTGAAAAGTTATAgagaaattaataacttagtattttaagtataaattAAGTTAACTATTTTAACTTACTATTTAAGTGATTTTAGACttgaatgaaaattttaagttgagtCTATATTGTTAtcaaagcatattaaaattaataaattctaaaaaatttaaaatgaagtTGGATTATCAAATAGTCTTGTAGTTATCAAAAAACTTACTTCGTAATATAGAAGCTTATGAACAACAGTACATttctttatgaaattttaaagtaatttttcttttttgttcaaATGAAAAGGTGACTTGGTGAAAAATTGCAAATTCATGTTGGTATCTAAAGAGTGATTCTTGTAAGCTAAAAACAATCCGATAGCTGCATATTTATTGCTTTTTCTGATATCATTTTCTGTTTCTAATACTAGCCATTTGGGCAAGTCCCGGTGGTAGAGGATGGAAATTTTCAGCTTTTTGGTAAGAATCCTAaccctttaattttcttcccAATCTGACAATCACCCAGTCTCTTCTCTGGAAAGTTCCATCTCCTTCGAGAATAAATAGAACATTCCGGTTTTGTGATTTGAACCCGAATGTCTCAAACTATCATTTTGGCATTGAAGGCAGAATTTTCTTTGGAAGAAAATTTACCAATTAAGGGTCTGATTATTATGGCTAATACAGAAAATTCAATAATGTTTGCAAACAATATTCTTATTACACTTAGATATTTAGTTCAAATGACAAAAACATTAGCTGTTAAGAGATGAGAGTCCATATTATTACACTTAGACATATAGTTCAAACGACAAAAACATTAGCTTTTAAAAGATGGGAGTCCATATTAggtaaattttacttttatggtAAGTATAAAAGGATTGCATGAAccgggaaaaaagaaaacatatttaTCAAACAACTATGCCAATGCCAAATGAAAACCCAACTTCTAACACAGTTGTCTTCACTTGTTTTGAAAATTGTCCACAAGAATCGAGAGCCATAGCAAGGTACTACGCAACGAAATATGCAGATCGTGGGGCAAACCTTCTAGGAACAACACTGGAAGAGAGAGCAATAGTGGACCAATGGCTCGAAGTAGAAGCACACAACTTCAACGAATTGGTGTACAACCTGGTGCTTCAACTAGTGATCTTTCCGCGAATGGGACAGCCAGGGGACCTAAAATTAGTCCACAACTGCGAGCAAAAATTAGAGAAGGTGTTCGACATCTACGAGAAGAGATTGTCCAAGACCAAATACCTTGCTGGAGATTACTTCACACTTGCTGATTTAAGCCATTTGCCTGCCATTAGATACCTTGTCAATGATGCTGGATTAGGGCATTTGGTGACAGATAGGGAGAAAGTGAACGCCTGGTGGGAGGATATTTCTAGCCGTCCGGCTTGGAAAAAGTTAATGAAACTTGCTGGttattagtttctttataATATGTATTTTCTGTATGGTGTTTCATGGTTTGTTTGCTCTTTAGTTCTATGAGTCTCGAAACCAAAGACTGGTAGTTATTAAGTATGTACTATTCATCGCTTTAATGTTTAGTCCAACAAACCTTTgatctaaataattttatttttctacttcaatcattttatttttttattcttttcaattattattgttgttagacttaattgtgaaaaaaacttatattttgTCGTTGTTATCAAATCTAAAAgataagttttaaaattttttagcattatattttaaaattaatttcaatttatcaaCCAAATTTATTGAAATGATATAACAAAAAAGAGTTGAGTCAATGTTAGAATTGTTGACTTATCTtattactataatattattgtttgaatatataaaattaatttttattttatgttcttaattttgagtttcattaattttatgcaCGAacttatatttctatataattttCAACTTTAGGAGCTAACCTCATAATCTAGTGAGCTAAAATGCTTTTAAGCAAAATTCAAcgaaattttatttcttttggtgAAAGACTTCCTTTTTCATTCATATTACATAACGAAAACAAAGTTCTTTTATAAAGAGCTTAAGACCATCAAAAGACCATACTTAAGCTACCTAATCAGCTATGCTGAACCTTAACTTACATATTACATAATCTCACTTTAAGTTTACAACCATAATATATCTCGAGATAATTATACTACTGGTCACTTAattctatattaaattttattttggttatatttttttattttattaagtcatttaattttaaattggtTAACATATTTGTCACTTATCTAAATTCTAGTactttaatttgttaaaataatgACATGCCTAAAACATCCAATGTTAGACTAACacatattttagaaaattaacaagttttctttttaaactaaaaaaaatataataataataataataaacaagaaagcaagaaagtgaaaaataaaaaaagcgAAGAGTATCCAACCAACAAATTAGTAATGTTTTTGtacttttttgtatttaagCTATCATTTCGATTAAAATGCATAAATGGTGCTAAGTTATATGGTTATTATATCCATTCGGTACCACAACTGAATAATCACAAAAAATAGTACCCCAACTGACCAACAATGACTTAAGTTGTGGTAGCTAGATTCTCTCACTAACTACCATATCACCTATTATTTGGACATAACTAATCCTAATTATATGTTGAACATTCTCTTAGCTCTTCTATCTTGAACTCACACCTGGCAATTATGTTTAGGGGATTAGAATTTTTAGACATACTAggattaattatgtacaagttAATGGTGATGTGGAatctaaaaaagaatatgGTTGCCATATCAACATAAAACGACCAGAAAGTATAAAGCTATCCTCACCTGATTCATTAATAGTGACTTAGGGTACCATTTTGTGTGATTATTGAGTTGAGCTACTAAATGGATATAAGAGACATAGTTATGATATCATTTATGCTTTATACCCCTATCATTTCCTTTCTATTTCTAACATGTTCACATGTCTATTTGAGGATGTGTGATTAGTTTCTATTTGGTGCAAGAactttaatatcaaataagtGCCTAACCACCAAATCAATTAAATCTTAATGCTAATGTAAAATAATGAGTATGtagaatttataatatatgattgTATTTTCTCCTAGTTGTCTATTACTTTAGTCCACTGAAATCAATTTTGGAGAATTAGAATTCAATATTTCGCTTCAAAGCTTCAGAATTagggattttattttatagaattagagATTTTATGTTGTAGATTTAAGAGATATAGAGATTTATTTTCCAATGAATAAGCCACCAGATTTTAAATGAGTGACCAATCTATTACTCAACTTAAAGTTAAATGACTgtaatgaaacaaaaaaagttatatGACCAAAATAAACTTAGTGCAAGTTAAATGACCATTAGTATAATTATCCCAATATATCCCTCAAAATAAGCAAAAAGTGACTTAATAAGATTACATATACTTAAAGTATCAAAGCAAAATATCAACTGCATCATCCCTCCTCTTGGAGACTTTTCTTTGAGACTCCAAGCATTTCCCTTAAAACTTCAAACTTCATCCTTGGTAATGCCATAGTTAAAATGTCTACCAACTGCTCTTTTGAATTGCAATGCATCACTTTAACTTCACTGTTCTTTTCAGCTTGCCTAATTGCATGATATTTTACATTTACATCTTAGTCCTTCCATATTGAATTGGATTCTTTGCCATATAGATAGCTGATTTGTTGTCTCACATGATTACAATAGCTCCTACTTGATCCAATCCCATATCTAATAAGATTTTCCTAAGCCAAATTACTTGGTTCATAGCAGCAACAACTGTAACATATTCTGCTTCTACAGAAGATTAGGCAACAATTTCTTGCTTCTCTGAGTTCCATAGCACACACAAGAGCTAAAGGAAAAAAGTGTACCCCGATGTACTCTTTATATCATCCAAGTTTCCAATCCAGTCACTATCTATAAACCCTTGCAATTTCCCATTTTCAACCTTCATAAACCATATGCCATAGTCTGTAGTGCCCTTAAGGTACTTGAGAACCCCTTAGCTGCTCCAAAATGAGCTTGACTTAGAGTTTGCATAAACCTTGAGAGCATGCTAGTAGAAAATATTAGATCAAGTTTAGTGGCAGTAATATACAATAAATTACCAATTACACTTTTATACATAGATGAATCAACTTTGCTTTCACCATAAATTTGGACTTCTCATTTTGAACCAAAGGAGTAGGGGGGGGGGGTTAATTTGTATTTCTCTATTTTAAACTTTCTAAAAATGTTAAGAGCATACTTCTTCTAAGAAATGAAGATTCCTACCTTATTTTGATAGATCTCCATTCCAAGGAAGTACTTCATCATCCCCaaattagaaatttcaaaTTCCTTCTCCATTTCACCTTTGAATTAATAAAGTAAAGCACTATCAGTACAAGTTACTAATAAATCATCAACACATAAGGAAATAATCAGTTCTTGCCCACTTTGAAGCCTTTTTACATATAAAGTTGCTTCATTCTCACTCCTCCTAAAGCCTTGATTTGTGAAATGAGCATCAATCTTGTTGTACTAGACTCTAGGAGCCTGTTTTAGCCCATAAAGAGCTTTATGCACCTTGTAAACATTATCTTCTTTGCCTACAATAATAAAACCTTCACTTTgatcaatataaatttcttccaTCAACTCTCCATTCAAGAAAGTTGACTTCACATCTAGATAAAATACTTTCCATTCCATTTGACCTGATGGTATCATGCCTAGCTACTAGTGCAAAAATGTCATCACAATCAACATTAGGAAGTTGAGCATACCCTTTACTACCTTGGATCTTTAAATTGAACCATCGAGATTGACTTTAGTTCTATAAGGCTTCTCAATTAGCTCCCaagtctttttttcttttgaattatCTTAATTTTCACTTCATTTCATCAATTCACACTTTATACTTTGCAGCTCTAGTGTAGGTAGTTGGTTCCATGATTGCAATGTTGCACCTTTCATAAATCTCAAAGAGAGATTTAGTTTTGAGCATTGGTTGTTCTTCTTCATTTATGCTTAAAATGTCATCATTGAATTAAGAACTTAAAGTTTGATTTTCATTCCCGCAAGCTTATGTTCCATGATTTCCTAGTAAAGATTCTATCATAGAAGTACCACCAACATCCTTTTCTACCACAATTTTCTCCCAATTTCATAAAGCACCTTTATCAACTCTGATGTCTCTACTGATAGTAATCTACTTAGTTTGAAGACTATATATTTTGTAGCCCTTAGATTATGTAGCATACCCCAGAAATATTCCTATTTTTGCCTTGTCATCCAGCTTACTCCTTTTCATTGATGGAACATGAACATAGTAAATGGAGCTAAATACTTTCAGATGCTTTATTGTTGGCTTTTTTTCACTCCATTGTTCTCTAGTGCCCTCGTTGGAGGCATATTTAGTAAGTACACGACAGTGTACATAGCTTCAGCCAAAATGATTAAGGCAACTTCTTTTCAAGCATCAAGCACCTTACTATTTCAACTACCgttctattctttctttctaatacACCATTTTGTTCTAGCGTATAACTCATTGTTAGTTGATGCTCAATCCCCATTTGTTCGCAAAACTGATTAAATTTAGTTAATGTATATTCCTTGCCATTATCTAATCTCAAAGTCTTAAGCTTGCATTCATTCAAAGGTAAACACAGAAAACACCTCGGATTTATTGCTCAAGAAAAACACCCATATTATCCTTgtcaaatcataaataaagagaataaaatgCTTGCTTTTATTCATGCTTTCAGTTCTCACGCACATTAGAATGCACCAGtttaagttttttcttttgctctaTGAGATTGATTCAAAGGAAATGCTTGTCTGTGCATGTTTCCTTTTCGGCATGAGTCACACACATCATCAGACACAATAATATCAAGAAAATCTTTATTCAAGCCTTCGCATGTAAAGACTTAAGTGAATTTAAACTCACATGCCCATTTTTCCTATACCATATTAAGGTTTCATCGTGTTTGACAACATATGCACAATCATTTATAATATTCCACCTCAAAGTAAAACTTGTATTAACCATTTATACTTTAGCAACTTCGTTAtcatttgaataataaatataatactttttacCTTTAAAGAACAAGGCATGCCCATTTTTTAGCATCTATGGAATAATGAGTAGATTTTAACTCAAATCAGGTATGTACAACACATCATGGATTATTTTAGTACCCTTATTTGTCACCATTAATAACACCTTTTCCTTGTGCATGAACCACTTCAATAATGCCAAGTCTAACCCTTGTTTTGATTAATCTATTCAAATGACTAAAGAAATTGTCATTCTGTAGGGTCAAttgatctttattttgatCATAACACCCAAATTAAGTATTGCTAACTTTATGTTTGAGTGTCTAATTAACAGTGCATTAAGGATTCAAATACTAGACAAGATTGCCTTAAGCTTTCAAGCAAGGATTGTAAAAAGTCCCGTACAATGCGAGAGCGCTTTTCATATAGTCAAAGTTGACCATCGACTTGGAAGAACCTTCTAGAAAGCCCCCAAGAATGAAGAGACACCTGGTAGTTAATGAGTCAACTCCTCTAGAAGTGCAAGGGTGGCTTAATTTGAGGCAAAAGCTCTAACGTGACAGAAGATTATGCGATGAGAAGTACAAAGGCTCTTCGGAGCATGCCTAAGCCAAGCGCAAGTGCGATATCATGGCGTGGGGGCAATTTTCTTAGTTAATGCAATGTCAGTGATCATTGCAACTTTAGCCACCAAGACAGACCGTTGGAGTCCCCACAACTCTTTTCAGAAATCACAAGGCCAATTTTTTAGGCAGAAAGCTATTTTTTGCCAAATCatcaaatttgaattaaatgaGCTTTGATCCTTTATAATGTCTCTAATAGGTTGGTATgtgtataaatacccctcaTAAAGACTTAAGCAAAATGtgtatgaattttttataccCTACCTCTTGCAAATTTATATCTCAATCTTCTAcacttaatttctttctttataaagTGCATTAAGTTGAATCTATATATTCAACTAAACTAAAAAGGGTTGTTGTGTGAACctaggtattaaaaatataaggaatTGGTTGTTGTgtaaccattaatactcaAATCTTAAGAGACTTAGTGAAAAATTAGTTCACTAAGGAAGAGGTATAGTGTTCGCCTTGGAAAACACCAAGTTATTTGGTGAACTTGTAAAAACCCAAAGGTTGTAATCATAGAGATTGTAGTAGAATATCAAGTGTGATCTTAAGGAGTGGACGTAGGAAAGGTTATTCACAAACTACTATAAACCTTTATGTCAATCTCTCTAACACAGgcttttaattttgttgataatAATGAGAGGGTCTAAATTTTGGCATATTGATAATGGATGCCCAAGGCACATGACAGGAGACAAAAGCATCTTTGTGAATGTCAAGAAAAAATGATGAAGGCAAAGTCACATGTGGTAATGATACCAAGGGTAAGGTAATTAACATTGGTTCCATTGATAAGGATGACCaatcttttattgatgatgtttttCTAGTTGATAGGTTAAGGCATAATTTTTTGAGTGTAAGTCGATTGTGAGACAAAAGTGACAAAGTCAATT comes from Ricinus communis isolate WT05 ecotype wild-type chromosome 5, ASM1957865v1, whole genome shotgun sequence and encodes:
- the LOC8276579 gene encoding glutathione S-transferase F11, yielding MVVKVYGSVHAACPQRVLACLLEKDVEFEIVHVDLDSGEHKRSEFLLKQPFGQVPVVEDGNFQLFESRAIARYYATKYADRGANLLGTTLEERAIVDQWLEVEAHNFNELVYNLVLQLVIFPRMGQPGDLKLVHNCEQKLEKVFDIYEKRLSKTKYLAGDYFTLADLSHLPAIRYLVNDAGLGHLVTDREKVNAWWEDISSRPAWKKLMKLAGY